The nucleotide window CCCGTGGCCATGCGGCGTTTCGTTGAGTGGGTAGCGGCCTACACCGTACAAGCTCCCGGCGCGGTGCTACGGATGGCCATGAGCGTGCCGGCCGCCTTGACACCGGCGCTGCCGGTGCGGGCCTATGGTCGCAGCCGCAAGGCGGCCAATGTGCGTTTGACGCCCGCCCGCCAGCGGGTGCTGGACCTGCTGGCCGACGGGCCGCCGCGCACCGCCAGCGACATCGCCCGCGAGGCCGGCGTCAGTGCCGGCGTGGTCAAGGGTCTGGCCACGGCCGGTATCCTGCACGAGGTGGCGCTGCCGGCCCGCCGGTCTTTGCCACCGCCGGACCCGGACAGTGCCGGTCCCGACCTCAGCGCCGATCAGGCCGCCGCCGCCGCCGCATTGGTGGCCGCGTGTCAGACGGACGCCGGCTATTCGGTCACGCTGCTTGACGGGGTTACCGGCAGCGGCAAGACGGAAGTCTATTTCGAGGCGGTGGCTGAGGCGTTGCGCCGCGGTCGCCAGGTGCTGGTGCTGTTGCCGGAGATTGCGTTGACGGCCCAGTGGTTCGCCCGTTTCGAGGCGCGATTCGGCGGCGCCGCCGTAGCCTGGCACTCTGATCTTGGTCAGGCCGGCCGGCGTCACGCCTGGCGCGCGGTGGCCATGGGCGAGGCACGGGTTGTCGCCGGCGCCAGGTCCGCCCTGTTCCTGCCGCTGGCGGAGCTGGGTCTGATCGTCGTCGACGAGGAACATGATGCTGCCTTCAAACAGGGCGACGGCGTTGCCTATCACGCCCGGGACATGGCCGTGGTGCGCGGCCATATCGAAGGCATTCCGGTCATCCTGGCCAGCGCCACCCCGTCACTGGAGAGCCTGACAAACGTGCAGCGCGGTCGCTATGGCCATCTGGTCCTGCCGGATCGCCACGGCGGGGCGGCCGTACCGGCCGTTGAGGTGATTGATCTGCGGCGAACGCCGCCGCCGCGCGGTCGCTGGATCGCGCCGCCGATGGAGGCGGCGCTGACGGCGACACTGGCGCAGGGCGAGCAGGTCCTGCTGTTCCTCAATCGTCGCGGCTATGCGCCACTGACCCTGTGCCGCGGCTGTGGCCACCGGCTGGCCTGCCCGCACTGCTCGGCCTGGCTGGTGGAGCATCGCCTGGCCGGCATCCTGCAATGCCACCATTGCGGCCATACGGCTGATCGGCCGACGGTCTGCCCGGCGTGTGGTGCAGAGGATAATTTCGCCGCCTGCGGCCCCGGCGTCGAACGGCTGGCGGAGGAGGCAGCGCGTCTGGCGCCCACCGCCCGTATCGCGGTGATGGCCAGCGACACATTGTCGGGACCGGCCGCCGCCGAAAGTCTCATTGCCCAGGTGGCGGCCCATGAGGTGGATCTGCTGATCGGCACCCAGCTTGTGGCCAAGGGTCATCACTTCCCTTTGCTCACCCTGGTCGGTGTCGTCGATGCCGACCTGGGCCTGGCCGGCGGTGACCTCCGGGCGGCGGAACGGTCGTGGCAGTTGCTGCATCAGGTGGCCGGCCGGGCCGGCCGGGCCGAACGGCCAGGACGCGTCTTCCTGCAGACCTATATGCCGGAGCATCCGGTGATGGCGGCGCTGGCGGCCGGCGATCGCGACCGCTTCCTGGCGGCGGAGGCGGCCATTCGTCGTGAGCAGGGCTGGCCGCCGTTCAGCCGCCTGGCGGCCCTGATCATCTCCGGTCGCGATTTGCAGCAGGTGACCGCGGTGGCGGCGACGCTGGCCCGCCGCGCGCCTGACGGGCTGACGGTGATGGGACCGGCGCCGGCGCCGCTGGCTCTGCTGCGTGGCCGTCATCGTCACCGTCTGCTGGTGCGGGCGTCCCGCAGCACGGACCTTTCCGCCGTGCTCGCCCGCTGGACGGGGGCAGTGCGTCTGCCGGCAGCGGTGCGCCTGCAGATAGATATGGATCCCTACAGCTTTGTCTGACCGGCCCGGCACCATGCGAGGCCGGCGCGTGGGAGCCGGTTTGATCGGGCCCGGGCGCGGACTGTGGCGAACCCCGGGCGGCGCCCGGTAAGGCGTCGGCAGCGAGGATCGGAGGCCGGGCTTGGTTGCGGCCCGGGCAACCTCGTGCTAGACAGCCGAATGCCGGCCGGGACCCTGTTCCGGCTCCGGCGGGGATAAGTTTTTCCTCGTGATATCAATAGTTTGAGGCCTCCCGTGGGGAGGCGGCGGAGGCCCACCCTTGGCAGCGGGAAGCAGCGGGACGAGCGGACTGGCCCGTCGCTATGCGGCGGCCCTGTATGGCCTGGCCGAGGACGGAGGGGCGCTGGACACTGTCGCCGCCGATCTGTCGGCGCTGGCCCAGGCCCTGCGCAGTCATGACGACCTGCGCCATCTGGTGCGCAGTCCGCTGTTCGGCCGGGCCGAGCAGGAACGGGCGCTGGACCGGGTGCTGGCGGATGCCGGGGCCGATCCCCTGACCCGCCGCTTTGCCGCCGTTGTGGCCCGCCATCGCCGGCTGTTCGCCCTGGGCGACATCATTGCCGCCTTTCTCGCCGAGCTGGCCCGCCGCCGCGGTGAGGTGCAGGCCGAAGTGGTCAGCGCCCGCGATCTGGACGATGACGAAGTTCGGGCGCTGGATGCAGCGTTGCGTCGCGCTCTGGGCGAACGAATTGGTATGACGCGACGGGTGGAGCCGGAGATTCTCGGCGGCCTCGTCATTCGCATCGGCTCACGCATGATCGACAGTTCACTGAAATCGAAGCTGGAGCGTCTGCGCCATCGCCTGCGCAGCAGTCGCCAGACCGCCTGAGACCGCGCCGCCAGGCGCGCACCGTTGTGATTCAAGAGACGTCGCCCGAAAACGGGCGTCGCCAGAGAAAGGGTAGAGGGCAGAGCCATGGATATTCGTGCCGCAGAAATTTCGGCCATCCTGCGCCAGGAGATCGCCAGTTTTGACACCGGAGCCGATGTTTCCGAGGTCGGCACGGTGCTCAGCGTCGGTGACGGCGTTGCCCGCGTCTATGGTCTGGATCAGGTGCAGGCCGGCGAGCTGGTGGAGTTTCCGGGTGGCATTCGCGGTATGGCGCTGAACCTGGAAGTGGACAATGTGGGCGTCGTTATTTTCGGCATCGACCGGGGCATCAAGGAAGGCGACACGGTCAAGCGGACCGGCGCCATTGTGGATACGGGCGTTGGCAAGGCTTTGCTGGGCCGGGTGGTTGACGGTTTGGGCAACCCCATCGACGGCAAGGGTGATGTGGCGTTCAGCGAACGCCGCCGGGTGGACGTCAAGGCCCCGGGCATCATCCCCCGACGCAGTGTGCACGAGCCGGTGCAAACGGGCCTCAAGGCCATCGACAGCCTGGTGCCGGTCGGCCGCGGCCAGCGGGAACTGATCATCGGCGACCGCCAGACCGGCAAGACAGCGGTGGCCATTGACGCCATCATCAACCAACGCACCGCCAACGCCGGCGGAGACGAATCGAAGAAGCTCTATTGCATCTACTGCTCGGTCGGTCAGAAGCGTTCCACCGTGGCGCAGACGGTCAAGACGCTGCAGGACTTCGGCGCCTTCGACTACACCATCGTGGTGGCCGCCACCGCGTCCGACCCGGCGCCCATGCAGTTCCTGGCGCCCTATACGGCGACGGCCATGGGTGAGTACTTCCGCGACAACGGGATGCACGCCCTGATCATCTATGACGATCTGTCAAAGCAGGCCACGGCCTATCGCCAGATGAGCCTGTTGCTGCGTCGGCCACCGGGACGCGAAGCCTATCCGGGTGACGTGTTCTATCTGCACTCGCGGCTGCTGGAGCGGGCGGCGAAGATGAACGACGAGAATGGCGGCGGCTCGCTGACCGCGCTGCCGATCATCGAAACCCAGGCGGGTGACGTGTCGGCCTATATTCCCACCAACGTCATCTCCATCACCGATGGTCAGATTTTCCTGGAGACGGAGCTGTTCTATCAGGGCATCCGGCCGGCCATTAATGTTGGCATTTCAGTCAGCCGGGTGGGCTCCGCGGCGCAGATCAAGGCCATGAAGCAAGTGGCCGGGCGCATCAAGCTGGAGCTGGCGCAGTATCGCGAAATGGCGTCCTTCGCCCAGTTTGCCTCCGACCTGGATGCCGCTACCCGTCGACAGCTCGACCGTGGCGCCCGTCTGACGGAATTGCTGAAACAGGCGCAGTATTCGCCCATGCCGGTGGAGGAGCAGGTGGTATCCATCTTCCTCGGTGTGCGTGGCCACCTGGATAATGTGCCGGTGGACGATGTGAGCCGTTTCGAACAGGCCTTTCTCGATCAGGTGCGCGACAAGGGCAAGGATATCCTTACGTCCATACGGTCGTCCGGTGAACTGACGGATGAAACGGAGAAGTCGCTGGCCGAGATGGCCGGTGCCTTCGCCCGGTCATTCGCCTGATCGCCGCAGAACCAGCGCTGAACCCGCCTATCCTCTGACCGAACGCCAGACCGCCCATGGCCAATCTCAAGATACTGCGCCGACGCATCCAGAGTGTGCGTTCGACTCAGAAAATCACCTCCGCCATGAAGATGGTGGCGGCGAGCAAGCTGCGGCGTGCCCAGGAACAGGCGGAAGCGGCGCGTCCCTATGCCGAACGCATGGAACGCATGGTCGGGGCGCTGGCCGCCAGCACGCGCGGTCGCGAAGGGGTATCGCCGCTGCTGTCCGGCACCGGGCGGGACCAGGTTCATCTGCTGATCCCGATCACCGCCGATCGCGGCCTGTGCGGCAGCTTCAACAGCGCCATTATCCGCGCCACCCAGCGTGATATTCGCCGCCTGGAAGCCGAGGGCAAGACGGTCAAGCTGCTGTGTGTCGGTCGCAAGGCGCGCGACGCCCTGCGCCGCGACCATGGCGACAAGATCGTTGAGACCTTTCAGGACCTGCAGCGTCCGGCGCTCGATTTCGCGAAGGCCGATGGCGTGGCGCAGCGCATCATGGAACTGTTCGAAGAAGGCGCCTTTGACGTGGCGAGCGTGGTCTATAACCGGTTCCGCTCCGCCATCAGCCAGATCGTCACCCACCAGCAGTTGATTCCGTTCACCCCACCGGAGGCGGAAGAGAGCGACGACACCGCGGACGGCAGCGAGGGTGGCGCGCAGACCGCGTCCGGTGCGGTGTATGAGTTTGAGCCGGCGGAGGAAGATATCCTGGCCGCCCTTCTGCCCGACAATATGGCGGTTCAGGTCTATCGCGGACTGCTGGAAAGCGCCGCCAGCGAACACGGCGCACGCATGACGGCAATGGACAATGCGACTCGCAATGCCGGCGAGATGATCGACCGGCTGGCGCTGGTCTATAACCGGACCCGGCAGGCCGCCATTACAACCGAACTTATCGAGATCATTTCCGGCGCGGAAGCCATCTAGGCCCGCGGCGAGACACGGAGGAAGACTGACATGGCACGGAACCTCGTTGGCCGCGTGAGCCAGGTGACAGGCGCGGTGGTTGACGTCCAGTTCGAAGGCGACTTGCCGGCGATTCTGAACGCCCTTCAAGTGCAGAACCAGGGCCAGACCCTGGTTCTTGAGGTGGCGCAGCATCTGGGTGAAAAGACCGTGCGGACCATCGCCATGGACGCCACCGAAGGCCTGGTGCGCGGTCAGGAAGTGGTGGATACGGGCGACGCCATCACCGTGCCGGTCGGGCCGGAGATGCTGGGCCGCATCGTCAACGTCATTGGCCAGCCGATCGATGAACGAGGGGCCATTGAGACCAAGACCCGCATGCCGATTCACCGTGAGGCGCCGCCGCTGGTGGATCAGTCCACGGAGGTCGAAATCCTGGTGACCGGCATCAAGGTTGTTGATCTGCTGGCGCCCTATGCCCGCGGCGGCAAGGTCGGCCTGTTTGGTGGCGCCGGTGTCGGCAAGACCGTGCTGATCCAGGAGCTTATCAACAATGTAGCCCGCGCCCATGGCGGCTATTCCGTCTTCGCCGGGGTCGGCGAGCGGACCCGCGAGGGCAATGATCTCTACCATGAGATGATCGAATCGGGCGTCATCAAGCTGGACAGCGACGAGTCCAAGGCGGCCCTGGTCTATGGCCAGATGAATGAGCCGCCGGGCGCGCGTGCGCGGGTCGGTCTGACCGGCCTGACGCTGGCCGAGTATTTCCGTGACGAGGAGGGGCAGGATGTCCTGTTCTTCGTCGACAATATCTTCCGCTTCACCCAGGCGGGCTCCGAGGTTTCGGCTCTGCTGGGGCGCATCCCGTCGGCTGTTGGTTATCAGCCGACACTGGGTACCGACATGGGTGCGCTGCAGGAACGGATCACCACCACCAACAAGGGGTCCATCACCTCGGTGCAGGCGATCTATGTGCCGGCCGACGATCTGACCGACCCGGCGCCGGCCACGTCATTCTCTCACCTGGATGCCACCACGGTGCTCAGCCGCCAGATCGCAGAGCTTGGCATTTACCCGGCGGTGGACCCGCTGGACTCCACCTCGCGTATTCTCGACCCGCGGGTGGTGGGTGAGGAGCATTATCAGGTGGCCAGAGAGGTGCAGCGCGTTCTGCAGACCTATAAGAATCTGCAGGACATCATCGCCATTCTCGGTATGGACGAGCTTTCGGAAGAAGACCGGCTGACGGTAGCGCGGGCGCGCAAGATACAGCGCTTCCTGTCGCAGCCCTTCTTCGTTGCCGAGGTGTTTACCGGATCGCCGGGCAAGCTGGTGGCGCTGGAGGATACGATCCGCGGCTTCAAGGGCCTGGTGGCCGGCGAGTATGACGATATGCCGGAGGGCGCCTTTTACATGGTGGGCACCATCGAAGAGGCCGTCGACAAGGCGCGCCAGATGGCGGCTGACGCGGCCTAGAGCCGGATGACGCGGAACGCCTGCCTGGCGCAGGCGAGAGCAGGACAGAGATAATGGCCGATACATTCACCTTCGAACTGGTGTCGCCTGACCGGTTGTTGTTGTCGGAACAGGTGGAGATGGTGGTGGTGCCCGGCGAGGAGGGGGATTTTGGCGTCCTGCCGGGCCATGCGCCGGTGATTTCCGCCATGCGTCCGGGCCTGATCGCGGTCTATGACGGCGGCCAGGTCAGCCGTCGGCTGTTTGTCTCCGGCGGATTCGCCGAGGTGTCGGACAATCGGTTGACGGTTCTGGCCCAGGAAGCCGATTCACTGGAAGACCTGGATCGCGGCGTTATCGAGCAGCGCCTGAAAGAGTTGCGCGAGGATCTGGCGGACAGCACGGACGAGCGCGAGATGCGCGCCGCCACCGCCGCCATCGCCGCCGCTGAGGCCCGCCTGGCGGTGCTCGATTCCGCCACCTAGGCGGCGTTCCGGGAATGTCTTCCCGATAGCCCTCTGGGGTCGCGGCCCCGTTCAGCCGTTGTGCCGGAGCGGACTCCAAATCTGCGGCCACCCGGCCTATACTTCGGGCGTTCCCTGTTTATCCTGGCGAACACAGGCCGGGGGTCAAAGCGACGGGGTGTGGCGATGAAGGGCTGGAGTCTGGAGGACATTCGCTGGGACCGGTTCGACCCTCTGCGGGTGAATCCGGAAGTCCTGCGCATCGTCAAGGCGGCCGCCAATGTGGAGCACAACGGCGCCGACTATGGCCGCTATCTGTGCAATGTGTTTCACGATGATCCTGCGTTTCAGCAGGCGGCGCTGACCTGGGCCCATGAAGAGGTGCAGCACGGCCGGGCGCTTGCTCGCTGGGCCGGGCTGGCCGACCCCGATTTTGATTTCGATACCTGTTTTCAGCGCTTCCGCGACGGCTTCAGCCTGACGCTTGACGCAACCGAGTCCATTCGCGGCTCGCGCGCGGCGGAGCTGCTGTCACGCTGCATCGTTGAGGTGGGGACCAGCTCGTACTACTCCGCGCTGGCTGAAGCCAGCGATGAGCCGGTCTTGAGGGAGATATGCCAGAATATCGCGGCTGACGAACTGCGCCACTACAAGCTGTTCTACAGCCATCTGCGGCGCTATCTGAAGCAGGAGAAGATCAGCCGTCTGCGGCGCTTTATGGTGGCGGCGCGGCGCATCACCGAAACCGAGGATGACGAACTGGCCTATGCCTACTATGCCGCCAATGGCGGCGACGCGCCCTATTCCCGCCGGCGCTGGAGCAAGGCCTATCTCAACCGGGCGGCGCGTCTGTATCGGCCGCGCCATGTGGAGCGCGGCGTCGCCATGGCGCTCAAAGCGGCAGGGTTCCAGCCCTGGGGTCGGCTCAACCGGCCCCTGGCCCGGATGGCCTATTGGATGATGCGGCGCAAGGCGCGACATGGGCCGGGCGCCGCGGGCGATGACTACATCATGGGTATGCGAGTCGCCTGAACCGGCCGGGCGTCACCCGGATCTGGCTGGCGTATGGTTGTGTCAGGCCGGTCGGACGAGTCGTCCGAGTTCGGCCAGGACGCGGCGATAGGCGCCTCGCTTGAAGGAAACCACCAGTCCCGGCAGGCGGGCCGGCGCTACCCAGCGCCAGGTACGGAACTCCGCCGCATGGCCATCGGCATCAAGGTCCACGTCCTTGTCTTCGCCAAGAAAGCGCATGGCGAACCAGATCTGCTCCTGACCACGAAAGCGCCCCTGCCAGGCGGTTTGCGACAGACCTTCCGGCAGGTCATAACGAATCCACCCAGTCTGACCGACGATTTCCGCCAGATCAGGCGGTACGCCCGTTTCTTCATTGAGTTCCCGACAGGCCGCTGCCGCCGCTTCCTCGCCGTCGTCAATGCCACCCTGCGGCATCTGCCATGCGCTGCCGGTCATGTCGTGGCGCTGGCCGACGAAGACCAGGCCGGCCCGGTTGAACAGCAGGATACCGACGCCGCGACGATAGGGCCGCGCCACGTCCAGGCGTCGCTTCGGCGCGTCGGTCATGGTGTGTCAGTCATGGTGCGGGCGCCGCGCTGGCCACCTCGGGGTTCTCCAGCATGGTGCTGACCGGCGCCAGGACAAAGCCCTTGGCTTCCAGTGTTGGCAGCCACAGAGCCAGCCGCTCCAGAGTGACCGGGAAGTGCAGCCCAACCGCAACCGCCTGGCCGGTGCGCGCGGCGATCTGTTCGATCTCCGCCAGTTGAGCGTCGATAGCGTCGCGGGTCGCCTGATGGTCAATGTTACGGTCGTTGACCACATAGGGCAGACCGATGACGCGAGAGACCTGGCCGACGGCGCTGTCGGCGGCGGCACGGCTGTCAACAAACAGAAGACCGCGAACGCGCACCTCGTCCAGGACCGGACGCAGGGAATCCGGCGTCGTCGTAAAGCGTGATCCCATATGGTTGATCACGCCCACATAGCCCGATACCCGGCTCAGAAGCCATTGCAGGCGCGCCCGGTTCTCGTCGGCGGGAAGACCGGTCAGCAGGGTGTTGGGGCCGGGGTCCTGCACCGGATAGCCGACGGGTTCCATGGGCAGGTTGAGCAGGGTCTCGTGGCCTGCCGCACGGGCCCGGGCCAGCCAGGTGTCCAGATCATCGGCATAGGGTGAGAAAGCCAGAGTCACCCCGGCCGGCAGGTTCTGGATAGCCGTTTCGGTAGCGGCGCGGGACAGGCCAAGCCAACTGACGATGACCGCAATGCGCGGTCGTCGCTCGCTGGGGTCGAAGGGTCTGGCATAGGCGCGCCATGGGGTGCGCCCGTCATCGCCGATTCGGGGCAGCGGGCCGGTCGGGCCGGGCTCCGTCAGGGCCGGGTCCGGCGGCGCCGGCCGATCCGCCCCGACCGCCGGCGCCGCCGTGGGGGCGGTCGGAGCGGGCTCAACCGCCGGCGCGGCGGAGGCGACCTCCACCGTGGCCGGGTCTGTCGTCTTTTCGGGGTCTGCGCCGGCCGCCGCCGCTGTGGCCTCTGTTATTGTGGACGAAGCGGACGGGGCCGGGTCCTGGCTCGTCGATTGACCCGCCGCGTCGCCACCTTCCGCTGTGCCGGCGGCGGTGGTGGCGGTGGCGGCCGGTGCGGCGGCGGCAAGCCCGTCGGTCTGGTCCGCTTGAGTCGATGTTGGCTGTGCGGTGCCCGGCGATTCGGACGGGCCAGCCGGAACCTGTGGCACCGGTGGTGGCAGGGTCAGGCTGATCGCAGGGGCGGTGTAGTCAGCCGGCGACACGACGGCCGGTCCGCCGGTGCCGGGCGCCGAGGCCAGGCTCAGCCAGGCCAGCAGGCCGCCCAACCCGACAATGACGGCCAGCGTCGCCAGAGCCAGACCCAGCCCCGGACGCCGGGGTGCGGTCGCCTGCGGTGTGCCGGCGCGGGCCATGGGTGGCTTCAGGCGCCTGACGGGTGCCGGCCGTGCCGGCGGTCAGTCGGCCTGGACGCGGGCACTGTAGAGCGAGATGCCACGGACCAGCTCTACCGCGCGCACCAACTGATTGTCGTCGGGCGGGGCATCCGCCGCCGCACCGGACCCGTCCTCGCCATCGCTTAAGCCGTCATTGTTGAGCGATCCGTGCAGGTCGGATTCGCGAGTCAGGCGACGTGGCGACTCGCTTGCCTC belongs to Alphaproteobacteria bacterium and includes:
- a CDS encoding primosomal protein N' — its product is MPAKRASTAADDPPVTDAPPIVATQRVHVLLPLPLGGTYVYRAEQEVTAGAFVLVPLGRRQVVGVVWDGPCGDSGDAAIAESRLRDVAAVLDAPAMPVAMRRFVEWVAAYTVQAPGAVLRMAMSVPAALTPALPVRAYGRSRKAANVRLTPARQRVLDLLADGPPRTASDIAREAGVSAGVVKGLATAGILHEVALPARRSLPPPDPDSAGPDLSADQAAAAAALVAACQTDAGYSVTLLDGVTGSGKTEVYFEAVAEALRRGRQVLVLLPEIALTAQWFARFEARFGGAAVAWHSDLGQAGRRHAWRAVAMGEARVVAGARSALFLPLAELGLIVVDEEHDAAFKQGDGVAYHARDMAVVRGHIEGIPVILASATPSLESLTNVQRGRYGHLVLPDRHGGAAVPAVEVIDLRRTPPPRGRWIAPPMEAALTATLAQGEQVLLFLNRRGYAPLTLCRGCGHRLACPHCSAWLVEHRLAGILQCHHCGHTADRPTVCPACGAEDNFAACGPGVERLAEEAARLAPTARIAVMASDTLSGPAAAESLIAQVAAHEVDLLIGTQLVAKGHHFPLLTLVGVVDADLGLAGGDLRAAERSWQLLHQVAGRAGRAERPGRVFLQTYMPEHPVMAALAAGDRDRFLAAEAAIRREQGWPPFSRLAALIISGRDLQQVTAVAATLARRAPDGLTVMGPAPAPLALLRGRHRHRLLVRASRSTDLSAVLARWTGAVRLPAAVRLQIDMDPYSFV
- a CDS encoding F0F1 ATP synthase subunit delta, which produces MAAGSSGTSGLARRYAAALYGLAEDGGALDTVAADLSALAQALRSHDDLRHLVRSPLFGRAEQERALDRVLADAGADPLTRRFAAVVARHRRLFALGDIIAAFLAELARRRGEVQAEVVSARDLDDDEVRALDAALRRALGERIGMTRRVEPEILGGLVIRIGSRMIDSSLKSKLERLRHRLRSSRQTA
- the atpA gene encoding F0F1 ATP synthase subunit alpha, producing the protein MDIRAAEISAILRQEIASFDTGADVSEVGTVLSVGDGVARVYGLDQVQAGELVEFPGGIRGMALNLEVDNVGVVIFGIDRGIKEGDTVKRTGAIVDTGVGKALLGRVVDGLGNPIDGKGDVAFSERRRVDVKAPGIIPRRSVHEPVQTGLKAIDSLVPVGRGQRELIIGDRQTGKTAVAIDAIINQRTANAGGDESKKLYCIYCSVGQKRSTVAQTVKTLQDFGAFDYTIVVAATASDPAPMQFLAPYTATAMGEYFRDNGMHALIIYDDLSKQATAYRQMSLLLRRPPGREAYPGDVFYLHSRLLERAAKMNDENGGGSLTALPIIETQAGDVSAYIPTNVISITDGQIFLETELFYQGIRPAINVGISVSRVGSAAQIKAMKQVAGRIKLELAQYREMASFAQFASDLDAATRRQLDRGARLTELLKQAQYSPMPVEEQVVSIFLGVRGHLDNVPVDDVSRFEQAFLDQVRDKGKDILTSIRSSGELTDETEKSLAEMAGAFARSFA
- a CDS encoding F0F1 ATP synthase subunit gamma — translated: MANLKILRRRIQSVRSTQKITSAMKMVAASKLRRAQEQAEAARPYAERMERMVGALAASTRGREGVSPLLSGTGRDQVHLLIPITADRGLCGSFNSAIIRATQRDIRRLEAEGKTVKLLCVGRKARDALRRDHGDKIVETFQDLQRPALDFAKADGVAQRIMELFEEGAFDVASVVYNRFRSAISQIVTHQQLIPFTPPEAEESDDTADGSEGGAQTASGAVYEFEPAEEDILAALLPDNMAVQVYRGLLESAASEHGARMTAMDNATRNAGEMIDRLALVYNRTRQAAITTELIEIISGAEAI
- the atpD gene encoding F0F1 ATP synthase subunit beta — encoded protein: MARNLVGRVSQVTGAVVDVQFEGDLPAILNALQVQNQGQTLVLEVAQHLGEKTVRTIAMDATEGLVRGQEVVDTGDAITVPVGPEMLGRIVNVIGQPIDERGAIETKTRMPIHREAPPLVDQSTEVEILVTGIKVVDLLAPYARGGKVGLFGGAGVGKTVLIQELINNVARAHGGYSVFAGVGERTREGNDLYHEMIESGVIKLDSDESKAALVYGQMNEPPGARARVGLTGLTLAEYFRDEEGQDVLFFVDNIFRFTQAGSEVSALLGRIPSAVGYQPTLGTDMGALQERITTTNKGSITSVQAIYVPADDLTDPAPATSFSHLDATTVLSRQIAELGIYPAVDPLDSTSRILDPRVVGEEHYQVAREVQRVLQTYKNLQDIIAILGMDELSEEDRLTVARARKIQRFLSQPFFVAEVFTGSPGKLVALEDTIRGFKGLVAGEYDDMPEGAFYMVGTIEEAVDKARQMAADAA
- a CDS encoding F0F1 ATP synthase subunit epsilon; this translates as MADTFTFELVSPDRLLLSEQVEMVVVPGEEGDFGVLPGHAPVISAMRPGLIAVYDGGQVSRRLFVSGGFAEVSDNRLTVLAQEADSLEDLDRGVIEQRLKELREDLADSTDEREMRAATAAIAAAEARLAVLDSAT
- a CDS encoding ferritin-like domain-containing protein translates to MKGWSLEDIRWDRFDPLRVNPEVLRIVKAAANVEHNGADYGRYLCNVFHDDPAFQQAALTWAHEEVQHGRALARWAGLADPDFDFDTCFQRFRDGFSLTLDATESIRGSRAAELLSRCIVEVGTSSYYSALAEASDEPVLREICQNIAADELRHYKLFYSHLRRYLKQEKISRLRRFMVAARRITETEDDELAYAYYAANGGDAPYSRRRWSKAYLNRAARLYRPRHVERGVAMALKAAGFQPWGRLNRPLARMAYWMMRRKARHGPGAAGDDYIMGMRVA
- a CDS encoding RNA pyrophosphohydrolase, with the translated sequence MTDAPKRRLDVARPYRRGVGILLFNRAGLVFVGQRHDMTGSAWQMPQGGIDDGEEAAAAACRELNEETGVPPDLAEIVGQTGWIRYDLPEGLSQTAWQGRFRGQEQIWFAMRFLGEDKDVDLDADGHAAEFRTWRWVAPARLPGLVVSFKRGAYRRVLAELGRLVRPA
- a CDS encoding divergent polysaccharide deacetylase family protein, which produces MARAGTPQATAPRRPGLGLALATLAVIVGLGGLLAWLSLASAPGTGGPAVVSPADYTAPAISLTLPPPVPQVPAGPSESPGTAQPTSTQADQTDGLAAAAPAATATTAAGTAEGGDAAGQSTSQDPAPSASSTITEATAAAAGADPEKTTDPATVEVASAAPAVEPAPTAPTAAPAVGADRPAPPDPALTEPGPTGPLPRIGDDGRTPWRAYARPFDPSERRPRIAVIVSWLGLSRAATETAIQNLPAGVTLAFSPYADDLDTWLARARAAGHETLLNLPMEPVGYPVQDPGPNTLLTGLPADENRARLQWLLSRVSGYVGVINHMGSRFTTTPDSLRPVLDEVRVRGLLFVDSRAAADSAVGQVSRVIGLPYVVNDRNIDHQATRDAIDAQLAEIEQIAARTGQAVAVGLHFPVTLERLALWLPTLEAKGFVLAPVSTMLENPEVASAAPAP